One genomic segment of Clostridium saccharoperbutylacetonicum N1-4(HMT) includes these proteins:
- a CDS encoding TetR/AcrR family transcriptional regulator, whose amino-acid sequence MQKRNLTKEKIIQVSFSLADEIGLNQLTFQKIAEKLNIKHPSLYNHFTNMDSLKIEMTVYLLNELNQKLMQRLIGKSGDEAIKEYAKVYKEFAFENTTAYRLFVSIPSTENSELFNLAKGTTRIIRQILEFYIKDEIRLVHKSRTLRSLLHGFVSLYSFGYFHNNEVTLDESFESMIDDFISSLSKK is encoded by the coding sequence ATGCAAAAAAGAAATTTAACCAAAGAAAAAATAATTCAAGTTTCTTTTTCTTTGGCAGATGAAATTGGTCTTAATCAACTTACCTTCCAAAAAATTGCTGAAAAATTAAATATAAAACATCCTTCTTTATATAATCATTTTACTAATATGGATAGTCTTAAAATTGAAATGACAGTATATCTTTTAAATGAATTGAATCAAAAATTAATGCAGAGGTTAATTGGTAAGAGTGGCGATGAGGCCATAAAAGAATATGCTAAGGTTTATAAAGAGTTTGCTTTTGAAAATACGACCGCTTATAGACTTTTTGTGAGTATTCCAAGTACTGAAAACTCAGAGTTATTTAATTTGGCAAAAGGAACTACTCGTATCATTCGTCAGATTTTAGAGTTTTACATTAAGGATGAAATCCGTTTGGTTCATAAGAGCCGAACTTTAAGAAGTCTTTTGCATGGTTTTGTCTCATTATATTCATTTGGATATTTTCATAATAATGAAGTAACTTTAGATGAGAGTTTTGAATCTATGATAGATGACTTTATTTCATCCCTTTCAAAAAAATAA
- a CDS encoding acyl-CoA dehydratase activase-related protein, translating to MKIMVPHLGNTYLVAKAVFDMLGVDYIIPEFNSKKSLEIGSMYSPEDMCLPFKLMMGNYIQGIEEGADTIIITGSCGPCRYGEYCELQMSTLKKLGHNLNFIVLDKPSDIGINEFLERISFVSSNSNKTTIQKLNALRIGYKVLNLIDSIEAKANYLAGYEKNKHECKHILNKCKIDAVNSSKAEEMIKILEYYDNKLDSLEICKDKNPIKIGIIGEIYTIIEPFSNLYIEDKLMEYGVSTKRRLTPSWWAKNCLMSVLGINSLNIRKASKDYLPLYIGGHGRECIGEAVMAANEGFDGAIQIFPMGCMPEIVCKALLPTISKDKDFPILTLVVDEMTGEGGYVTRIEAFLDLLERKKQNVLFRC from the coding sequence ATGAAGATTATGGTTCCTCATCTTGGTAATACATATCTTGTAGCCAAAGCTGTCTTTGATATGCTTGGCGTAGATTATATAATTCCAGAGTTTAATAGTAAAAAATCCTTAGAAATAGGTTCTATGTATTCACCTGAAGACATGTGTTTACCATTCAAACTTATGATGGGAAATTATATACAGGGCATTGAAGAAGGTGCAGATACAATAATAATAACTGGGAGCTGTGGCCCTTGCAGGTATGGTGAATATTGCGAATTGCAAATGAGCACATTAAAAAAATTAGGCCATAATTTAAATTTTATAGTATTAGATAAGCCATCAGATATAGGGATAAATGAATTTTTAGAAAGAATTTCTTTTGTATCATCAAATAGTAATAAAACTACTATTCAAAAATTGAATGCCTTACGTATAGGATATAAAGTTTTAAATTTGATTGATTCAATAGAAGCTAAAGCAAATTATTTGGCAGGTTATGAAAAAAATAAACATGAATGCAAACACATTTTAAATAAGTGTAAAATTGATGCAGTAAATAGTAGTAAAGCTGAAGAAATGATAAAAATACTTGAATATTATGATAATAAACTTGATTCTCTTGAAATATGCAAAGATAAAAATCCTATTAAAATAGGTATAATAGGAGAAATCTATACTATAATAGAACCATTTTCGAACCTTTATATTGAAGATAAGCTTATGGAATATGGAGTTTCAACAAAGAGAAGACTTACCCCGAGTTGGTGGGCAAAGAATTGCCTTATGTCAGTTTTAGGAATCAATTCTCTAAATATACGAAAAGCCTCTAAAGATTATCTTCCTTTATATATTGGTGGTCATGGAAGAGAGTGCATTGGTGAAGCAGTAATGGCTGCAAACGAAGGCTTTGATGGAGCTATTCAAATATTTCCTATGGGCTGCATGCCAGAAATTGTATGCAAAGCTTTGCTTCCAACTATATCAAAAGATAAAGATTTTCCTATTTTAACACTTGTTGTTGATGAAATGACAGGAGAAGGAGGATATGTTACTAGAATAGAAGCATTTTTAGATTTATTAGAAAGGAAAAAACAAAATGTATTATTTAGGTGTTGA
- a CDS encoding acyl-CoA dehydratase activase, which translates to MYYLGVDVGSVSTDIVLLDSSMDVIEKLYLRTKGKPINAIQKGFKILKEKYCDEQIKAVGTTGSGRQISSFIIGADAVKNEITAHACASLSIDKDVRTILEIGGQDSKIIILKDGIPIDFAMNNVCAAGTGSFLDRQAERLGIPIEEFGDYALKSTTPLRIAGRCAVFAESDMIHKQQLGYNEADIINGLCEALVRNYLNDIGKGKEISSKIFFQGGVAANKGMKASFERALGCEVFIPEHYNVMGAIGAAIIAKETVDKNGSTNFKGFDIANSKFISNSFECDGCSNRCEVVRIKNEDTVLGCFGDRCGKWTNCISDGVDKGA; encoded by the coding sequence ATGTATTATTTAGGTGTTGATGTTGGCTCAGTAAGTACAGATATTGTTCTTTTAGATAGTAGTATGGATGTCATAGAAAAACTATATTTAAGGACAAAAGGAAAACCAATAAATGCAATTCAAAAAGGTTTTAAAATTTTAAAGGAAAAATACTGTGATGAACAAATAAAAGCTGTTGGAACAACAGGCAGCGGAAGACAAATTTCTTCATTTATAATAGGCGCAGATGCAGTAAAAAATGAAATAACAGCTCATGCATGTGCATCACTTTCTATAGATAAAGATGTTAGAACCATTTTAGAAATAGGCGGACAGGATTCAAAAATTATAATATTGAAGGATGGAATCCCAATAGATTTTGCTATGAATAATGTATGTGCAGCAGGAACTGGCTCTTTCCTTGACAGGCAAGCAGAGAGACTCGGAATACCTATAGAGGAATTTGGTGATTATGCCTTAAAATCAACAACTCCTTTAAGAATAGCAGGAAGATGTGCAGTTTTTGCTGAATCTGATATGATACATAAACAACAACTTGGCTATAATGAAGCAGACATAATAAATGGTTTATGCGAAGCTCTTGTTAGAAATTATCTTAATGATATTGGAAAAGGTAAGGAAATAAGTTCTAAAATATTTTTTCAAGGAGGTGTAGCTGCAAATAAAGGAATGAAGGCCTCATTTGAAAGAGCTCTAGGATGCGAAGTTTTTATTCCAGAGCATTACAATGTTATGGGTGCCATAGGTGCAGCAATAATAGCTAAGGAAACTGTTGATAAAAACGGTTCAACGAATTTTAAAGGTTTTGATATAGCTAATTCTAAATTTATATCAAATAGCTTTGAATGTGATGGCTGTTCTAACAGATGTGAAGTAGTAAGAATAAAAAATGAGGATACAGTTCTTGGCTGCTTTGGGGATAGATGCGGAAAATGGACTAATTGCATTAGTGATGGTGTAGATAAAGGTGCTTAA
- a CDS encoding acyl-CoA dehydratase activase-related protein, whose protein sequence is MKVGIPKGLLNYKYYIFLEKFFDGLGAEIITSPDTNKQILDEGVKYCVNEACLPIKVFHGHVVSIKDKCDLMVIPRIMQIYEHEFICPKFCGLPEMILSSIPNMPKTTMAPIYATSKEKLYKWIDSTGSIITKNKLKIIKAYSEALREQNKFKLGIKTEECKINVALIGHPYNVYDNFINMNLVKKLNKLGVGVITEEFVDDSLINNKVKDLFKRPFWTFARKAYGAATYLAENKKIDGIVYISSFACGIDSVIIELIKEKMKDFPFLTLKVDEHTGESGFDTRIEAFVDMLERRQIYEDYGSSSW, encoded by the coding sequence ATGAAGGTTGGAATTCCCAAAGGACTATTAAATTATAAATATTATATATTTCTCGAAAAGTTTTTTGATGGACTTGGAGCAGAAATAATTACTTCCCCTGATACAAATAAACAAATACTAGATGAAGGTGTTAAATATTGTGTAAATGAAGCATGCCTGCCTATAAAAGTATTCCATGGACATGTAGTTTCTATTAAAGATAAATGTGACTTAATGGTTATACCTAGAATTATGCAAATATATGAGCATGAATTTATCTGTCCTAAATTTTGCGGCCTGCCAGAAATGATTTTAAGCAGCATACCTAATATGCCCAAAACTACTATGGCACCGATTTATGCCACTTCAAAAGAGAAGCTATATAAGTGGATTGATTCTACAGGTAGTATCATTACAAAAAACAAACTTAAAATAATAAAAGCTTATTCTGAAGCTTTAAGAGAACAAAATAAATTTAAATTAGGAATTAAAACTGAAGAATGTAAAATTAATGTTGCATTAATAGGTCATCCTTATAATGTTTATGATAATTTCATAAATATGAATTTAGTAAAAAAATTAAACAAATTAGGTGTCGGAGTAATAACAGAAGAATTCGTAGATGATTCTCTTATTAACAATAAAGTGAAAGACTTATTTAAACGGCCTTTTTGGACTTTTGCAAGAAAAGCTTATGGCGCAGCAACATATTTGGCAGAAAATAAAAAAATTGATGGCATAGTGTACATATCCTCTTTTGCTTGCGGTATAGACTCAGTAATCATAGAACTTATAAAAGAAAAGATGAAAGATTTTCCATTTTTAACATTAAAGGTTGATGAACATACAGGAGAATCAGGATTTGATACAAGAATTGAGGCTTTTGTTGATATGCTAGAAAGGAGGCAAATATATGAAGATTATGGTTCCTCATCTTGGTAA